TCCGAATACTTCTTGTACGTGGAGTAGCTGTCCGTCGCGACCGCCTGCTGCAAAAGGTGGATCAGCTGGCCTTCCCAGGCATGCCGGTCGCCGCCGCGGCGCCAGCGGTAGAAGCCGCCCACCGGCAGGGCGGCCATGCCGGGGTCGAAGGCGGTGCGGTGCTGGTCCTGCACCATCTTCTGGATGCCGTTCATCCCGATGCCGGAAATCCGGCTGACCGCGCCCGGGAAATATTCGGCCACCAGTGCGCGGCCGAGGCCCACCGCCTCGAAGTTGCAGCCGCCACGGTACGAGGAAACGACCGAGATGCCCATCTTGCTCATGACCTTGAGCAGGCCCTCGTCCACCGCCTTCTTGAACCGCTTCAGCCCCTCTTCCAGGCTCAGGGTTCCGAACAGCCCCCGGCGGTGGCGGTCGGCGATGGCCTCCTGCGCCAGATAGGCGTTGACGGTGGTGGCCCCGACGCCGACCAGGACCGCGAAGTAGTGCACGTCCAGGCATTCGGCCGACCGCACGTTCAGCGACGTGAAGGTGCGCAGGTTCTGGCGGATCAGGTGCGTGTGCACGGCCGCCGTCGCCAGGATCATGGGCATGGCCGCCCGGTCCGCCGACATGGCCGTGTCGGTCAGGATCACATGGGTGGCGCCGCCGCGCACCGCGTCCTCGGCCTCCTGGCGGATCCGGCGCAGCTCGTCGCGCAGGGCCCCTTCGCCCGCGTCCGCGGGGAAGGTGCAGTCGATTTCGGCCGCCGTGTCCGCCATGTGGGCGCGCATCGCCAGGTATTCGGCGGTGGTCAGCACCGGGCTTTCGAGCTGCAGCAGGCGCGCCTGGCTTTCATCCTCGTCCAGGATGTTGCCCAGGTTCCCCAGCCGGGTCTTCAGCGTCATCACCCGGCGTTCGCGCAGGCTGTCGATGGGCGGGTTGGTGACCTGGCTGAAGTTCTGGCGGAAGAAATGGTGCAGGCCGCGGTAGCGGTCGGACAGGACCGCGAGCGGGCTGTCGTCGCCCATGGAGCCGACGGCCTCCTTGGCTTCCTCGACCATGGGATGCAGGATCAGCTCCAGATCCTCCATCGACACGCCGAAGGCCATCTGGCGGCGGCGCAGCTCGTCGCGGGACAGCTCCGCCGGCTCGTGCTTCGCGGCGGCCTTCTTCACCAGATCGTCCAGCACCGTGATGTTGCGCACCCACTTGGCGAAGGGGCGCTGGCGGGCGAGGTGGGCCTTGATCTCGGCATCGCGGAACAGGCGGCCGTCCCGCAGGTCCACGGCGATCATCTGCCCGGGCCCCAGGCGGCCCTTCTCGACGATCTCCGCCTCGTCCAGTTTCACCATGCCGGTTTCCGACCCGGCCACGATCAGCCCGTCGGCCGTCAGCGTGTAGCGCATCGGGCGCAGGCCGTTGCGGTCCAGGCCGCCCAGCACCCACCGCCCGTCGGTGGCGGCGATGGCGGCGGGGCCGTCCCACGGTTCCATGACCGCGTTGGCGTAGCTGTAGAGCGCCTTGACCTCCTCGGGCATGTCGCCGTCGGCCGACCAGGCCTCGGGGATGAGCATGGTCTTGACCATGGGGGCCGAGCGGCCGGCGCGCACCAGCACCTCGAACACGCTGTCCAGCGCGCCCGAATCCGACGTGCCCTGCGGGATCACCGGCTTGATGTCGTTGATCCAGGGGGCGAGCGCGTCGTGGAAGAGGCGCGTCTCGTGCGCCTTCATCCAGTTCACGTTGCCCTTCAGCGTGTTGATCTCGCCGTTGTGGGCCAGCATGCGGAACGGCTGGGCCAGCGACCAGGTCGGATAGGTGTTGGTGGAATAGCGCTGGTGGTAGATGGCGAAGGCGCTGGTGAAGCGCGGGTCCTTCAGGTCGGGGTAGAAGGTGTCCAGCTGCTCGGCCAGGAACATGCCCTTGTAGATGATGGACCGGCAGGACAGGGTGCAGACGTAGAAGTCGTTGATGCCGTCGGCGCGCACCGCCTTCTCGATGCGGCGGCGGATGACGTACAGCTCGCGTTCGAACGTGCTTTCGTCCACGCCCTTCACGTTGCCGACGATGATCTGTTCGATCTCGGGCCGGGTGGCGTTGGCCTTGTCGCCGCACACGCTGATGTCCACCGGCACCTGGCGCCAGCCGTGGATGGTGTAGCCGAGGTTCAGGATCTCGGTCTCCACGATGGTCCGGCACCGTTCCTGCGCATCCAGCGAAAGCCGGGGCAGGAACACCTGGCCCACCGCCAGCAGATGGGTCGGCCGGGCATGGTCGGTCTGGGCCACATGGTCCGCGAAGAACGCCTGGGGCAACTGGACATGGATGCCGGCGCCGTCGCCGGTCTTGCCGTCGGCGTCCACGGCGCCCCGGTGCCAGATCGCCTTCAGCGCCTCGATCGCCTTTTCCACCACCTGCCGGCGCGGCTTGCCGTCGATCGCCGCCACGAACCCGACGCCGCAGGCATCGTGCTCGTCCGCCGGATCGTAGGCGTGCGCGGCCTCCAGGTGCGCCCTGTTCGCCAGGTACTCCGCCACGAAGCGTTCGCCTTGGGTGGGATGGTCGGTCATCGGGCGGGGCCTTCCTGGAACGGGTTGCTGTGCGGCAGGGCAGAAGGGGGCGGGCGGGTCGCCGGGCGTCGCCCGAAAGGTCAACGGCGGATGGGCGGGGATACGGGGACGGGCGACGGACCGGCCACGGTCGTCATTCCGCCGCCACCGCAAGCGGGGCGTCCGCCTGGGCCCGGAGATAGGCGTCCATGCTGGCGGCCGCGGCCCGCCCGTCGTGGATGGCCCACACCACCAGCGAGGCGCCGCGCACGATGTCGCCCGCGGCGAACACGCCCGGAACCGACGTCATCGCGGTGCGGTGGTCGATCTTCAAGGTGCCCCAGCGGGTCGTCGCCAGTTCCGGCGCGCCGAACAGGACCGGCAGCTCTTCCGGGTCGAAGCCCAGCGCCTTGACCACCAGATCGGCGTCCAGGTCGAAGCGCGAGCCTTCGATCACCTGCGGCGTCTGGCGGCCGGTGGCATCGGGCACGCCGAGGTGGATGCGGCTGGCGATCACGCCCGCCACCCGGCCGGCCGCGTCCGTGCGGAAGCCATCGGGGGCGGCCTGCCAGACGAACTCCACGCCTTCCTCCTCGGCGTGGGCGACCT
This sequence is a window from Azospirillaceae bacterium. Protein-coding genes within it:
- the gltB gene encoding glutamate synthase large subunit → MTDHPTQGERFVAEYLANRAHLEAAHAYDPADEHDACGVGFVAAIDGKPRRQVVEKAIEALKAIWHRGAVDADGKTGDGAGIHVQLPQAFFADHVAQTDHARPTHLLAVGQVFLPRLSLDAQERCRTIVETEILNLGYTIHGWRQVPVDISVCGDKANATRPEIEQIIVGNVKGVDESTFERELYVIRRRIEKAVRADGINDFYVCTLSCRSIIYKGMFLAEQLDTFYPDLKDPRFTSAFAIYHQRYSTNTYPTWSLAQPFRMLAHNGEINTLKGNVNWMKAHETRLFHDALAPWINDIKPVIPQGTSDSGALDSVFEVLVRAGRSAPMVKTMLIPEAWSADGDMPEEVKALYSYANAVMEPWDGPAAIAATDGRWVLGGLDRNGLRPMRYTLTADGLIVAGSETGMVKLDEAEIVEKGRLGPGQMIAVDLRDGRLFRDAEIKAHLARQRPFAKWVRNITVLDDLVKKAAAKHEPAELSRDELRRRQMAFGVSMEDLELILHPMVEEAKEAVGSMGDDSPLAVLSDRYRGLHHFFRQNFSQVTNPPIDSLRERRVMTLKTRLGNLGNILDEDESQARLLQLESPVLTTAEYLAMRAHMADTAAEIDCTFPADAGEGALRDELRRIRQEAEDAVRGGATHVILTDTAMSADRAAMPMILATAAVHTHLIRQNLRTFTSLNVRSAECLDVHYFAVLVGVGATTVNAYLAQEAIADRHRRGLFGTLSLEEGLKRFKKAVDEGLLKVMSKMGISVVSSYRGGCNFEAVGLGRALVAEYFPGAVSRISGIGMNGIQKMVQDQHRTAFDPGMAALPVGGFYRWRRGGDRHAWEGQLIHLLQQAVATDSYSTYKKYSDAVHKRPPMQIRDLLDFTPGRPPVPLEEVESITAIRRRFITPAMSLGALSPEAHGTLNVAMNRIGAKSDSGEGGEDSTRYKPDANGDNWNSAIKQVASGRFGVTAEYLNQCREIEIKVAQGAKPGEGGQLPGFKVTGMIARLRHSTPGVTLISPPPHHDIYSIEDLAQLIYDLKQINPDAKVCVKLVSRSGIGTIAAGVAKANADVILVSGHVGGTGASPQTSIKYAGVPWEMGLSETNQVLTLNRLRHRVVLRTDGGLKTGRDVVVAAMLGAEEFGIGTASLIAMGCIMVRQCHSNTCPVGVCTQDEALRAKFTGSPEKVVNLFSFVAEEVREILASLGFRKLEEVIGRSDLLAQVNRGAAHLDDLDLNPLLVVADPGDSARFCTLTGRNPVPDTLDAQMIADAKPLFGDGEKMQLTYNVRNTQRAIGTRMSSMITRQFGMNGLKPGHVTVRLRGSCGQSLGAFAVQGLKLVVFGDANDYVGKGLSGGTIVVRPMTSSTLETHANTIIGNTVLYGATAGRLFAAGQAGERFAVRNSGATVVVEGCGSNGCEYMTGGTAVILGAVGDNFAAGMSGGMAFVYDETGRLPQKVNPESVVVQRIEVDHYEAMLRALVEEHVAETQSRFAAQLLNDWDIVKGRFWQVVPKEMLHRLDVPVTHAPAVAAE